The DNA segment TCGTGTGGAGAAGCTGCTTTGTTCTCAGGTTCCATATCTTGATGGAATCTGCAACACTAACCAGAGTCTGCCCATCGGGAGCGATCGCAATAGAACTAATTGGGCTAGTATTTCCTTCGAGAGTACCCAGCAGTTTTCCTGTCTTGATATCCCATAGCTTAATGCTGGTGTCCTTACTGGTATTTTGATCCATAAATTCTCCACCGCCAGTCGCAAGCATCTGACCGTTTGGGCTGAGGGCAATCGACAGAGTTGGAGTTGATTGTGGATTAATAGTCTGTAGCAGTTTGCCTGTTTTGAGGTTCCACACCAATACTTTCTTGTCATCGCTGGCACTTACTAAAGTTTGCCCATCCGCAGCGATCGCAAGGCGATTGACCTGTTGGGAATGCCCGTTCAAGGTGCGGAGAAGTTTGTTAGTTTTCAGGTTCCACACCTTAATGGTTTTGTCATTATTAAAGGGTGCTTTCTGGTCAACCGTCACCAAGGTTTGGACATCGGGAGTAATCGCAACGATACCGGCGGCATATACTTTTTCATTCAGGGTACGTAGCAGCTTACCTGTTTTGAGGTTCCACAGCTTGATTGCCGCACCAGGGCTATGGCTGACCAGGATTTGACCATCACGGCTGAATGTTAGAAAAGTAACATCGTTGTTATGCCCGCTTAAACCATAGATTTGCTCGAAGTCTCTTTTGGAGCTAGGAGCTGTTGGAGTTGTTGAGCTGGGTTGGGTTGAGGGTTGGGCTGTTGATGGGAGTTTAGCGATCGCACCTGTGACAACTGTTGCCATAACAGCCAGAGCGATCGCATTTTTCCAAGACAATTGCTTAAGATTTTTCATATAGATAGGTCTATCGCTCAGGTAGGACAAAAACTTTATGACTCGCCGATACAATCCAATAAGACGGCAGTTGTATACGTAAATGTTGCCGTCATCAAAGTTACGACAGCCCGACCTTAACAAAGTAATTTGCGATCGCACATCACCCAGTTGATTCACCCAACTGATTGATGCTTTTTTGTACTGGTAGCAGTAAATGCAAGAAAGTCCTGTTTGGGAGCAAATTATCGGAGTTTGAGCTGATTGACTGACAAATCTCGGAGGCAAATCTCGGATCTGTAGTCTGGTTAGAGCGTCAGCGAAACCCAGCGCTAATACAGTTTTCCCTACTTACTCTCCCTTGAAAGCTAAAGCCTTACAGTATGAACGCGCCTACGCTTACGTTCTACCTAACCTAGAAATTTTCAAGGGTTTCAGGAGTTTTGAATCGTCTTTCAAGGGGTTAAAACCAAAGTTGATTTCTGACCCCCGACTCTCTGAAATTGTCCAATTGGTGTTCATTGTTCTGCTTAGAGTCACCCAGCACATCCATGACTTTTCCACTCAAAGCATCTTTGAAGAGCCGGGGAAATCCGCCAAAAATGGTGAAGCGGTCAATATACCAACATTGGTTGGTGCGGATCGTCCTCCGGTCTATTTCTTACTTTCGCAGGGACATCTGGCTAATCGTCACGCTCTTGCTTCTGATTGGGGCATCGGTGCTTTGTAACCTTCTCAACGCTTGGCCTATGGCGATTCTAGTCGATACGGTTCTCTCCCCAACCCCGAAACCCAACTGGATTCATCGGCTGTTTCTTGCCCCGTTTGGTGAAGGCAAGCTGAACCAAATTTTCGGAATGGCGTTCGTGGCGATGATCATCAGGATCATGAGCGATACGGTCTTCATGCTCCGCAAGATGTTGAACTACCGCATCCAGTACAACGGAACCTTGCGGGTTCGCACCGAACTCTACGACAAAATGCAGGCGCTCAGTCTCAGCTGGCACGGTTCGCGATCGCAAGGCGACGCCATCTATCGGTTAAGCTACGATAGCCTCGGCCCTTGGGGGGTGATCGATACGCTGATCGGCTCCACTGCCGCATCGGTGACGCTGACGGCGATGATCTGGATTATGCTGTCGCGCCATGTCCTTCTCACCGTCTTCGCACTTTCGTTTACGCCGCTTCTGATAGTCGCGAATTGGTACTTCGAGGGAAGGATTCGGCGTCGAGCGTTCGAGTCGAAACAGACCGATGCGGTCATGACCTCGACCATGCAGCAAGCGATAGAGTTGATCGGACTGATCCAGTCTTTTGGTCGAGAAGCAACGGAGTCGCGGCGCTTCATGCGGGTGGTCGATCGCAGCGTCGCTGCCTCCATGCGACTCCATTGGCAAGAGAACCTCTATCCGCTCGCGGTTCAGGTAGTCTTCGCTCTGGGAAGCGGGGTAATCTTCGGCTACGGCGGGTATCTGGTCTATCGCGACCAGTTTTTACGCCAGGTGCCGAACGGTCTGACTCTCGGCGATCTGATTGTATTCCTGGCGTACCTCAATCAGTTCTGGGACCCAATCGGTTGGGTTTTGGGGTTCACAACCAAGATCCAGACGTTCGTCGCTTCATGCGATCGCGTCTTTACGATTATTGACGAGCCACCCACCATCAAGGACGAGCCTGATGCGCGATCGCTTGCCGTCCATCCCCGCACCCTAACCCTTGCTGACGTGAGCTTTGAGTACAGTTCTGGGCGACCTGTGTTACGAGACATCAATGCCACTATCGAACCGGGCCAGATGGTAGCGTTTTTGGGGCCTAGCGGGACGGGAAAAAGCACGCTGCTCAACCTCCTACCGCGCTTCTACGACCCGACCGGGGGCAGCGTCCAACTCGACGGTTTCGACCTCCGCACCCTGAAGGTCGCCGATGTCCGCAAACACATGGCGCTGGTTACGCAAGGCAGTCCGCTTTTCCCCGGAACGATCGCGGAGAATATTACCTACGGCTGCGCGGAAGCGACCTTGCAAGAGATTCGGGAGGCGGCAGAGGAATCCGGGGCGGCTGAGTTCATCGAAGCCTTACCGGAGCGGTACGATACCCTGGTGAGTGAGGGCGCTCAGAACCTTTCGGGCGGACAGCGGCAGCGTTTAGCGATCGCGCGGGCGCTAGCGACGAAGGCTCCGATACTCATCCTCGACGAACCGACGAGTTCGCTGGATTTGAAGCACGAACAATGGGTGATAGAAACCCTCCAGCGTCTGCGTCGCAAAAGAACCATTGTCTTAGTGACGCACCGACTCGAAACCGCCGTAGACTGCGATCGCATTTTTGTGATGCAGGAGGGCGAGATCGTTGAGGAAGGCACTCATGACGAACTTCTTACCCAGCAAGGACTCTACTTCCGAATGCTGGGCTACAAACCATCCTCGACCTGACGACCCTATAAAGCCGCCGTCATGAGTAATGCTGGCATTGTCAGAGAATGGGTAGCCGTAACCCCTTCTCCTGTTGGTAACGTCTTGGGGTTGTCTGCAACATTCTCCGAAACACGGTGGTCATGTGACTCTGGTTGCCAAATCCCGCTTCCACTGCAACCTCAGCTAGTCTGTGGGTTGGATCATGCAAAAGTTTCTGGGCATATTTCAACCGACACCGCAGGATGTATTGATAGGGTGACAGCCCCGTGGTAGCTTTGAATGCCCGCGCAAAATGGTATGGGCTAAACCCCACCGTGGCAGCAATATTGCTCAGGTTCAATTCTTGTGACAGGTGTGCCTGGATGTATTCCAGGCTAGTTTTTAACAGCCTGGGTTCCAAAAATTCTGGCGGACGTTTGAATCCAGAGAGATTCGATCTCCGGTAGATAATTTGCCCTAGGACTGCCGTTGCCACGGATTCCAAGTAGAACGCACCGCCAACCTGTCCGTTGTTAAAAAACTCCTGTATAGCGATCGCTGTACTTAAACCCCAATGCATCTTTGGAATTTGCCCCGGCAGTAACTCAATCGTTTGCTCATCTGCCGCTGTGCGCGACAGGAACGCTTGCGAATACCCAAATACTACAAAACAGGAGGCATCTTCGACAGAACGGTAAGTGCTGCCTTGAGGCACAATATCAAAGCCTCCCGGTAGGGCTTCGTAAGGTCGCAGGCGATCGCTATCAAAGGCAGCAACTCCACGAGTTACGCCAAAACTGGTGACTACCAGATGAAGGGGCGATCGCAGATTCACTTCCAGATGTCCCGGTGGGATGATTGCCACCATCATTTCTGGCGTTTCCAGCCAATGTCCCCATTGCGGTAAGGTTTCCATCGGTGGCTGGTCGAGGGGAATTGTGCGATCGCTTGGGTTGAACAGAAACTCTTGCAAGAGATTCATAGGCAGGGGCGATGGATCGTTGAATTGCTACTCAGATACCAGACTTCTTGAAGAAGTCGGGCATCTAGATCCAATTTCGGTGACATTCACTCAAAATTGATTGTCCCAAAAAGCTGATGGCAATATTCCGCAAGAATTTAAAAGACTGCGATCGCCAACATCAAATAACCTCAGTACCAGAATTGCGATTGTTGAGTATCAATGTCTGCACTGATTCCGATTTCAACCTTCTTCATTGGCTGTCACGGGTTACTGGCTCTAGGTTTGTCCTATCGAGTGGCGATGGAACGTACCCGGACTCGCATTTGGCATGGTGCGACCCCCGCAGAAATTGCCTCACAGCCCAATTACTTGAAGCATCCCAACGCCTGGGCAGCATTTGTAGAGAAACTGACGCAACAATCCGTTGTCACGAAAGAGGTGGATGATGGCGTGTTGCAGCGGACGATCCGAGCGCATGGCAATTTCACCGAGTATCTGCCTCTCGGCTTGTTATTTCTGATTGCCTTGGAGTGGATGCAAGCAGCATCTGGGCTGCTGTGGCTGCTGGGTGCAACGCTGATTCTGGCGCGGATTGCTCATGCTTGGGGATTGATCCAAACCTATGGGCCGTCACCGGGACGGGCAATTGGCTTTTTCGGCACCTGGTTAGTTTATATCATCGGCAGTGTGGCGTGTCTCTACTACAGCGTGCGGCAATTTTGACTCTTCACCCACCGAATCTCATTGAATCATCACAATGCTCAGAGCTATTGATACCGACATTTGGGTTGCTGAACAACCGCTGAAA comes from the Coleofasciculus sp. FACHB-1120 genome and includes:
- a CDS encoding AraC family transcriptional regulator; translated protein: MNLLQEFLFNPSDRTIPLDQPPMETLPQWGHWLETPEMMVAIIPPGHLEVNLRSPLHLVVTSFGVTRGVAAFDSDRLRPYEALPGGFDIVPQGSTYRSVEDASCFVVFGYSQAFLSRTAADEQTIELLPGQIPKMHWGLSTAIAIQEFFNNGQVGGAFYLESVATAVLGQIIYRRSNLSGFKRPPEFLEPRLLKTSLEYIQAHLSQELNLSNIAATVGFSPYHFARAFKATTGLSPYQYILRCRLKYAQKLLHDPTHRLAEVAVEAGFGNQSHMTTVFRRMLQTTPRRYQQEKGLRLPIL
- a CDS encoding MAPEG family protein, which produces MSALIPISTFFIGCHGLLALGLSYRVAMERTRTRIWHGATPAEIASQPNYLKHPNAWAAFVEKLTQQSVVTKEVDDGVLQRTIRAHGNFTEYLPLGLLFLIALEWMQAASGLLWLLGATLILARIAHAWGLIQTYGPSPGRAIGFFGTWLVYIIGSVACLYYSVRQF
- a CDS encoding ABC transporter ATP-binding protein; this encodes MAILVDTVLSPTPKPNWIHRLFLAPFGEGKLNQIFGMAFVAMIIRIMSDTVFMLRKMLNYRIQYNGTLRVRTELYDKMQALSLSWHGSRSQGDAIYRLSYDSLGPWGVIDTLIGSTAASVTLTAMIWIMLSRHVLLTVFALSFTPLLIVANWYFEGRIRRRAFESKQTDAVMTSTMQQAIELIGLIQSFGREATESRRFMRVVDRSVAASMRLHWQENLYPLAVQVVFALGSGVIFGYGGYLVYRDQFLRQVPNGLTLGDLIVFLAYLNQFWDPIGWVLGFTTKIQTFVASCDRVFTIIDEPPTIKDEPDARSLAVHPRTLTLADVSFEYSSGRPVLRDINATIEPGQMVAFLGPSGTGKSTLLNLLPRFYDPTGGSVQLDGFDLRTLKVADVRKHMALVTQGSPLFPGTIAENITYGCAEATLQEIREAAEESGAAEFIEALPERYDTLVSEGAQNLSGGQRQRLAIARALATKAPILILDEPTSSLDLKHEQWVIETLQRLRRKRTIVLVTHRLETAVDCDRIFVMQEGEIVEEGTHDELLTQQGLYFRMLGYKPSST
- a CDS encoding WD40 repeat domain-containing protein is translated as MNQLGDVRSQITLLRSGCRNFDDGNIYVYNCRLIGLYRRVIKFLSYLSDRPIYMKNLKQLSWKNAIALAVMATVVTGAIAKLPSTAQPSTQPSSTTPTAPSSKRDFEQIYGLSGHNNDVTFLTFSRDGQILVSHSPGAAIKLWNLKTGKLLRTLNEKVYAAGIVAITPDVQTLVTVDQKAPFNNDKTIKVWNLKTNKLLRTLNGHSQQVNRLAIAADGQTLVSASDDKKVLVWNLKTGKLLQTINPQSTPTLSIALSPNGQMLATGGGEFMDQNTSKDTSIKLWDIKTGKLLGTLEGNTSPISSIAIAPDGQTLVSVADSIKIWNLRTKQLLHTIPERGGTLTAISGDGQKLVAIDSMKHSVKLWNLRTGTLHKTLYEGFFDEQHLGRIYTSSIAFSPDGKTIAIGSGGGLSGFGIGVYRGAF